In Natronococcus sp. AD-5, the genomic window GGTACCTTTCCGGGCATACAACGAACTGTGTCGATACGCGGCTTGTAGCTGTCGGCGGCGGTCGGATGCTCGAGGTCGGGCGGCGCGCTCGAGACGCCGTTCAGGATCGGTCCGCGTCCGGTGCCAGCGCCTCCATCGTCGCCTCGATCTCGTCGGCCTCGGCGCTGCGCGGGAAACTGACGGCGACCGCGTCGACGCCGTCGATCGCCTCGAATCGCGCGAGTCGGTCGCGCGCGGTCTCCGGATCGCCCGCGGCGCAGAGGTCCTCGAGCAGCTCGTCGGAGACCGCCTCGAGCGCCCGCTTCCGGTCGTCCGACTGCCAGGCGTCGTGGATCGTCTCCGCTTCGTCGTAGCCCTGCCGGGCCAGCGCGTCGCGGTAGAACGTCCCCATCCCGCCGACGTAGAAGGCGGTGTGCTGGCGGGCGAGTTCCCGGGCGCGGTCGGCGTCCTCGAGCGCACAGCAGGTGACGCCGACGGTCGCCGCGACGTCGTCCGGCTCGCGGTCGCCCAGGTCGGTGCCGCGCTCGAGGTCCTCGAGGCGGTCCCGGAGTCCGTCGGGCGTGAGCATGATCGCGTGCCAGCCGTCGGCGAACCGGCCCGCGAGTTCGACCGCCTTCGGTCCCATCCCGGTCACTTCGATCGGCGGCACGGGATCGGGCGGATTACACCGGAGTCGAAAGCCGGCGAGCGAGAAGTGATCGCCGTCGTAGTCGACGGTCTCCCCCGAGAGCACCCGGCGGACGATCTCGACGGTCTCGCGGGTGCGCTTGAGGGGGTTGCCGTACTCGAGGCCGTGCCAGTTCTCGATCACGACGGGACCGCTCGGGCCGAGGCCGAGCCGGAATCGCCCGTCGGCGACCTCCTGCAGCGTCGCGGCGGTCTGGCCGAGTAGCGCGGGCGAGCGCGAGTAGGTGTTGACGATGCTGGTGCCGACCTCGACGCTGCCGGTTCGCTCGGCGATCGTGGTCAGGACGGTCACCGCGTCCCGGCCCCACGTCTCGGGAAGCCAGACGCAGTCGAACCCGCCCTCCTCGGCTCGCCGGGCGTACTCGGCCAGCGAGTCGACGCTCGGCTGGGCCGCGACCGGGAGGTGGACGTCCCTGTGGGTCATACCTCTGGCGACTCTTCGATGCGCGGCAGCCCCTGCGCGGTGATCGTCTCGCCGACGACGTACGAGGAGGCCGGACTCGCGAGGAACTGCGCGAGGTCGGCGATTTCCTCGACGGTTCCCATTCGGCGTTCGACCTCGTTCCGGTCGACCTCGTCGGCCGAGACGCCCATCTGACTCTCGACGCCCGCCGTCGCGACGAAGCCGGGCGCGATGCAGTTGACGCGCACGTTATCGGACGCCCACTCGTAGGAAAGGGTCGTCGTCAGGTTCACGACGGCCGCCTTGGCGGCGCCGTAGTGGCTCATGTACGGCGAGCCCGTCTGTCCGGCGACGCTGGACAGGTTGATCACGATCCCGCCGTCCTCCTTCAAGTGTTCCGCGGCGGCCTGCGTACAGTGGTAGGTGCCGTGGACGTTGATGTCGACGATCGTCTTCCAGCCGTTCTCCGAGATGTCGTCGAAGGTGGCCATGAACGACGCGCCGGCGTTGTTCACCAGCACGTCGAGGCCGCCGAACTCCTCGACGGTCGCCTCGACCATCGCCTCGACCGCCTCGCGGTCGGTCACGTCGCACTCGACGGAAAGCGCCGTGCCGGGGCGGTCGCTCCCGTTAATTTCCTCCGCGACCGGGTCGACGTTGTCCTGCTCGCGCGAGCAGATCACGACGTCGACGCCGTCGGATGCGAACCGCTTCGCGATCGACTCCCCGATGCCGCTCGAGGCCCCGGTGACGATCGCGACGTCGCCGTCGACGCTGAACCGGTCGGTACTCATCGGCGATCACCCGCCTCCGCTGCGAACGTAGTTACCATTGTAAGATACAGTAATGGATACGCAGACACTGTTAATAAAGATGGGTACGACCCCCGTACCGTTAAGGCGGTAGAAGGTTACTGTCACCGATACGCACACTCGAGCGGCGACCGCCGTTCGCACAGCACTATGACAGGAGAAGACACCAGATACGGGCCGGATCGACAGGAAGCGGTCTACCGACGAGGGATGCTCGAGGGCGATCCGCCGGAGTTTCCGGTCGCCTACGAGGACCTCGAGGAACGCGCCCGCGAGGAGCTCGGCGAGGAGGCGTTCGCGTACGTCGCGGGCGGCGCGGGCTCCGAATCGACGATCGAGGCGAACGACCGCGCCTTCGACGGGTGGGAGATCGTTCCGCGCATCCTGCGGGACGTTTCCGACCGGGATCTCTCGGTCGAGCTGTTCGGGCGGGAGATTCCCGCACCCGTCCTGCTCGCGCCGATCGGCGTGCAGTCGATCCTCCACGACGAGGCGGAACTCGCCGTCGCCCGCGCGGCGAGCGACGTCGGCGTGCCGATGATCTCGAGTTCCGTCTCCTCGTACACGATGGAGGAGATCGCCGACGAACTCGAGGCGCCGGGCTGGTTCCAGCTCTACTGGAGTTCCGATCGCGACGTGGCGGCCAGCTTCCTCGAACGGGCCGAGAACGCCGGCTTCGAGGCCGTCGTCGTCACCCTCGACACGCCGAAGATGGGCTGGCGCGAGCGCGACATCGAACTCGCCTACCTCCCCTTCCTCGAAGGTCAGGGGATACGGAACTACTTCGAGGACGACGCCTTCCGCGACCGGCTCGAGACCGACGACCCGTGGGCCGACCCGGAGGCCTCGCTCGAGTCCTTCATCGACCGCTTCGGCGACGCCTCGCTCACCTGGGACGACCTCTCGTTCCTGCGCGAGCACACCGACCTGCCGATTATCCTCAAGGGCGTGCTCCACCCGGACGACGCTCGACGCGCCGTCGAACGCGGGATGGACGGCGCGATCGTCTCGAACCACGGCGGCCGCCAGGTCGACGGCGCGATCCCGGCGCTCGAGGCCCTGCCCGACGTCGTCGAGGCCGTCGGCGACGACGTCCCGGTCCTCTTCGACAGCGGGATCCGCCGGGGCAGCGACGCCGTCCGGGCGATCGCGCTCGGGGCCGACGCCGTCCTGCTCGGCCGACCCTACGCCTACGGGCTCGGGATCGGCGGCGAGGATGGCGTGCGATCCGTCCTGCGGAACTTCCTCGCGGACCTGGACCTGACCGTCGGACTCTCGGGCTGTGCCGGCATCGACGAGGTCGACCGGTCGACGGTCCGGCGGGCGGAGCGATGAGCGCGGATCCGCGCTCCGGCGATCCCGACGCCCCCGAGGAGTGGGAGGCCGTCTTCTGGGACGTCGGCGGCGTCGTTCTCGACCTCGAGTCGGTCCGGGCCGCCCACACCGCGTTCGTCGCGGACCTGCTCGAGCGCCGCGACGTCGACGCGACCATCGAGGAGGCGATCGCCGCCTGGCGCAGCGCCGTCGGCGATCACTTCCGCGAGCGCGACGGGACGGCGTTCCGGGCCGCCCGCGACGGCTACCACAAGGGCATCGAAGCGGTCGTCGGCGAGCCGATCCCGCGAGCGGAGTGGAAGCCGCCGTTTCGAGAGGCCGTCCGGTCCTCGATCGAGCCGGTTCCGGGCGCCGTCGAAACCGTCGAGCGACTCGCCGCTCGAGATCTCCACGTCGGCGTCGTCAGCGACGTCGACGACGAGGAGGGCCGGTGGATGCTCGAGCAGTTCGGCGTCCGCGAGGCGTTCGACTCGATCACGACCTCCGAGGAGGTCGGTCGGACGAAGCCCGACCCCGCGATGTTCGAGACGGCCCTCGAGAAGGCCGGCGTCGCACCCGAACGGTCGCTGATGATCGGCGACCGGTACGAACACGACGTCGAAGGGGCCGCCGAGGCGGGGTTACACGGCGTCGCCTTCGGCGCCGAGGACGGCCCCGCCGTCTCGTACCGGATCGAGTCGCCGCTCGAGATCCTCGAGATCGTCGACGGCGAACGGGACGAGTGACGCGCGATCCCGTTCCGATACCGATAGCTGTTCGGTCGCTTGACTGTCGAATCGCGATAGAGGTCCCGTAACCTGTAAAATTCGGAGTGTTCAGGGCCAACTTCTTTTTATCCGCTGGGCGGACCAGTACGTGATCGCCACGGCGCCTCGGCGCGCGCGAATCGGACCGGAAACCGCTTCAACCCATGAGAACGACCAGTCAGGGCGTATCGCGGGTGACCATCCGTCGGTTCGAGCCCGGCGACCGAGCCGCGTTTCTGTCGCTGTACGAGACCGTGTTCGAACGCGACCGTCGCACCGACTGGTTTCGGTGGAAGTACAAGGAGAACCCCTACGTCGATCACGTTCCGATCGTCGTCGCCGAGCACGACGGCGACCTCGTCGGCTGTCGGTCGCTGTTCGCCCAGGAAATGCGCGGACACGGAACGGTGCGGACGGCGTTCCAGCCGTGCGACACGATGGTCCACCCCGAGCACCGTCGCCGCGGGCTGTTCAGCCGGATGAACGAGCGGACCCTCGAGCGCTACACTGACGGCGGGCCGTCGTTCTTCTTCAACTTCCCGAACGAGGCCTCGATGCAGGGGAACCTCGACTGCGGCTGGCGCGAGATCGGAACGGTGCCGCTGTACTATCGGTTCCAGGATCCCGTCCGCGCCTTCGAGCGGTGGGCGGGCGACTCCGAATCGACGAGCGGTTCGACGGATCGCTCGAGCGGAAACCGCGCGACGGCCGCGCTCTCGAGAGCGCTCGCCGACGCGATAGCGGGTTCGCACCGGGCGGGCGACCGGCTCCTGACCCCCGACGCCGGCGTTCGAATCGTGCGCTACGAGACGCCGCCCCCCGAGACGCTCGAGCGGATCTATCGGCGGTCGATCCCCGACGCGATGCACACGAATCGGACCGAGGCGTTCTACCGCTGGCGGTTCGCCAATCCGGAGCACACCTACACGACGTACGTCGCGAAACGGGACGCCGCGCCGGTGGCCGCGCTCGTCGTCTCCGAGGTCGACGATCACGTCCGGATCGTCGAGACGCTCCCGCGAACGGTCGACTCCGAACTGGCGGCGCTCAACCGGTTGCTCGTCGCGGTGCTCTCCGAGTACGAGGATCGCAGTTACGTCACCGCGTTCGGCGAGACGCTGCCGACGCCGGTTCGCTACCGGTTCTACCCCGATACGCGGGCGCCCCTCTCGACGGTGATCCGACCGTCGGCGCGGACGCTGCTCGCGCGCGATATCGACGCGAAAAGTGCGGTCGAAAACAGTTCGGCCGCCGACTGGACGTTCTCGCGGCTCGACCTCGATACGACCTGACGGGGAACCGCGGAACCGACCCGGTTAGCCGCGGAAACGCGTAACCGGGTCGAGTTCGTGTTCGTCGATATCCTCGAAGGCGTCGCGGGCGATCACGCGCTTGTGGACCTCGTCGGCGCCGTCGACGATGCGGAACGCGCGGACGTTCTCGTAGAAGTCCGCCAGCGGCAGGTCCTTGCCGATCCCGTTGCCGCCGCAGCACTGGATCGAGAGGTCGACCGTCTCCTGGGCGACGTTGGCGGTGAACACTTTCGCCATCGAGACCGGAACGCGGGCTTCCTTCCCCTCGCTGATCTCGCGCGCCGCGTGGCGGACCATCGTCCTGGCCGCGTGCAGTCGGGTCTCCGCGTCGGCGATCTCGTAGCGCAGGCTCTGTTTCTCGGAGAGCGTGCTGCCGAACCCCTCGCGTTCGCTCGTGTAGGCCTTCGCGACCTCGAGCGAGCGCTGGGCCATCCCGGAAAAGCGCATGCAGTGGGTGAGCCGCGCGGGGCCGAGGCGCTTCTGGGCGATGGCGAAGCCGGCGTTCTCGGCGCCCAGCAGGTTCTCCTCGGGAACGCGCACGTCGTCGTAAATGATTTCGGCGTGGCTCGCGCCCCGGAATCCCCCGCCGACGTGGGGGATGTCGCGCTGGTACTCGACGCCGTCCGCGTCGCTCGGGACGAGGAAGATCGAACACCCTTCGTAGGGGTGGGCGTCCCGGTCGGTCCGGGCCATCACCAGCAGGACGTCGGCCTCGCTACCCTGGGTCGTCCACCACTTGTGGCCGTTGATGACCCACTCGTCGCCCTCTTTCTCCGCCGTGGTCTTGATCATCTTCGGATCCGAGCCGCCGCCCTGCATCGGCTCAGTCATCGAAAAGCCCGAGTGGATCTCCGCGTCGACCAGCGGCTCGAGCCACCGCTCTTTCTGTTCGTCGGTGCCGGCCATCTCCAGGGTGTGCATGTTCCCCTCGTCGGGCGCGTCGACCCGCAGCGCCAGCGGTCCGAGCAGGCTGCGACCGGCCTCCTCGAACGCCGGCAGGACGTCGCGGAACTCGAGGCCGAGCCCGCCGTGCTCCTCGTCGATCTGCGGCGCGTAGAGCGCTCGCTCGCGCGCTTTTTCTCGCAGCTCCTCGACGGTATCGTCCGGGACCGGGCCGTTCCCGAGCCACTCCCGCTCGACCGGGATCACTTCCTCGTCGACGAACTCGCGGACGTTTGCGGCCAGTTCACGCGCCCGATCGCTGTCGTGATACTCCATGCTACCAGTTATGCGAACATTGTAAAATAAGGTTTCCGTCGTAACTATTTTCGTTAATCGGACCGGGAGTAGTACCGTACACGACTATGACGATCGGAACCCCCCTTCGAACGAATCGGGCCGTCTCGACCGGACAGCGGGTCGAACGCGCCAGCCTCGAGCCATGACGGAGCGCTACTACGAGCGCCTCGTCGACGAGGACGCGCTGGCGGCGTACCTCGAGTCCCACCTGGGCGCGGCCGACGAGTACGAGATCGACCGCCACCAGGAGGGCCACTCCAACGAGACGCTGTTCGTCACCTGGGGCGACCGCGACCTGGTGATCAGACGACCGCCGCCGGGCGAGACGGCCGACACCGCCCACGACGTCCTGCGGGAGTACCGGGTGACCGAGGCGCTGGTCGACACCGACGTCCCCGTCCCCGAGCCGCTGCTCGCCTGCGAGGACCACGACGTCATCGGTAGCGACTTCTACGTGATGGAGCGACTCGCGGGCGACGTGCTCCGGCTCGAGGAACCCGACCGGTTCGCCGAGCCCGAACACCGCGAGCGGATCGGCGAGGAACTCGTCGACACGCTGGCGGCGATCCACGATGTCGACTACGAGGACGTCGGCCTCGGCGAGTTCGGCTACCCCGAGAGCTACACCGAGCGCCAGGTCGAGCGCTGGGGGCAGCAGCTGATGTGGGCGTTCGACCGCACCGCGGACGAACGCGAAGTGCCGGACCTCTACGAGGTCGGCGCGTGGCTGCAGGAGAACGTTCCCGACGACCACCCGCACGCGCTCGTCCACGGCGACTACAAGCTGGATAACGTGATGTACAGTCCCGGTACTCCACCGGAGCTGGTCGGCGTCTTCGACTGGGAGATGGCCACGCTGGGCGACCCGCGGGCCGACCTGGGCTGGATGCTCTCCTACTGGCGCGACGCGAAGGACCCCGACCCCGCCGTGCCGGAGCTCACGGCCGCCTTCATGGAACGGGAGGGGTACCCGACCCGCCGAGAACTGGTCGACCGCTGGGAGGAGCGGACCGGCCTCGAGTTCGAGCGCGAGCAGTTCTACCGCGCGCTCGCGGTGTACAAGCTGGCCGCCCTCGGCGAGATGTTCTTCCGGCGCTACCTCGAGGGCAACAGCGACGATCCGATGTACCCGCGGATGGAAGAACGCGTTCCGGCGCTGGCCGCGCGAGCGATGCGAATCATCGACGGGGAGGAGCCGCTCTGACATGCGCTACTTCGAAGACATCGAGGTCGGCGAAACGCGCTCGTTCGGCGAGTACGACGTCACGGAGGACGAGGTCGTCGAGTTCGCCGAGCGGTACGATCCCCAGCCGTTCCACGTCGACGAGGAAGCCGCGGCGGACAGCATGTTCGGCGAACTGGTCGCCTCGGGCTGGCACACCGCGGCGATGTCGATGCGGATGCTCGTCGAGGGCCCCGACGACGAGGACGGGTGGGCTTCGATGGGGTCGCCCGGCGTCGACGAACTGCGCTGGCACCAGCCGGTCAAGCCGGGCGATACGCTCTCGCTTCGAACCGAGGTCCTCGAGAAGCGCCCCTCCGAGAGCCGCTCCGACCGCGGCTACGTGAAGAGCCGACTCGAGACGTACACCCAGGACGACGAGCTCGTCATGAGCTGGGTCGGGAACACGATCTTAGAGCGCCGCGACGACGAATAATTACCGTCGTTTGCTCTTCCTTGCCCCTCGCGTACGATATACGTAGATACGTCCCTTTCGTTAACATTGGTAACTCGGTTCGGTGGAGTTAAGGCCGTCCCGGCCGACCACACGGGCATGTCATACGACACCATCGGCCGCGTCGCCGTGCTCGGCGCGGGAAACATGGGACACGGAATCGCCGAGGTGACCGCGATGGCCGGGTACGACGTCACCATGCGGGACATCGAACCGGAACTGGTCGAGGACGGTTACGAGGGGATCGCCTGGAGCCTCGAGAAACTCGAAGAAAAAGACCGCCTCGAGGAACCGGCCGACGAGATTCTCGACCGAATCGAGACCACGACCGACCTCGAGGCGGCCGTCGCCGACGCCGACCTCGTCGTCGAAGCCGCGCCGGAGAACCTCGAGCTGAAACACGATATCTTCCGGGATCTCGAGCGCTACGCCGACGAGGACGCGCTGCTCGCGACGAACACCTCGAGCCTCCCGATCACGGACGTCGCGGAGGTCGTCGACGCGCCCGAGCGCGTGCTCGGACTGCACTTCTTCAACCCGCCGGTGAAGATGGACCTCGTCGAAGTCATCTACGGCGCCGAGACGAGCGGCGCCGCGGCCGAGGCCGGTTACGAGTGGGTCGAGTCGATCGACAAGACGCCGATCTACGTCCGCAAGGACGTCCGCGGTTTCGTCGTCAACACCATCGTCGGCCCCTTCATCGGCGAGCCGGCGTGGATGGTCTCCGAGGGCGACGCCGACGTTCGCCAGGCCGACGCCGCGATGGCTCACGGGCGGGGCTACCCCATGGGGCCGTTCGAGCTCGCCGACCTGACCGGAATCGACGTCGGCTACCACGTCCGCAAGGAGGCCGGCGACGACATCCCGCCGATCATGGAGGAGAAAGTCCAGGCCGAAGAATTCGGGAAGAAGACCGGGAAGGGGTTCTACGGCTACGAGGAGGGTGACGGTCCCGACTACGAGCCCGGGGACGGCGAGGGGTTCGACACGCTTCAGGTCGAAGCGCGGATGATCAACCGCGCGGCCTACCTGGTCGGCGAGGACGTCGCGACGCCCGAGGCGATCGATATCGGCGTCCGTCTCGGCCTGGGCTTCCCGGAGGGGATCTGCCGTCGCGCGGACAAGATCGGCCTCGAGACGGTACTGGAGACACTCGAGACCCAACTCGAGGAGACCGGCGACGACCGGTTCGAGCCGCACTCGCACCTGCGAGAGCTCGTCGAGGAGGGGAAGACCGGCGAGGACGCCGGCGCGGGCTTCCACGACTACGGCGGCGGGGAGGGGGGCCTCGACTCCTACCGCTACCTGAACGCCGAGATCGAGGACGGGGTCCTCGCGGTCGAACTCGACCGTCCGGAGCGGATGAACGCGCTGTCGGCCGACCTGCTCGAGGAGATCGACGACCTGTTCTCGACGGTCGACACTAACGAAATTCGGTGCGCGACGATCGAGGGGACGGGCGACCGCGCGTTCAGCGCCGGCGCGGACATCACCGGCTTCGGCTCGCTCGAGCCGACCGACGCGATGGACGTCACGCCCGCCTTCGAGACGGTCAACGACTTTCCGCGGCCCGTGGTCGCGAAGATCGACGGCTACTGTCTCGGCGCCGGCCTCGAGCTCGCGCTCGCCTGCGATCTCCGCCTGGCGACGAAACGGTCGTCGTTCGGCGCGCCCGAAATCGGTCTCGGGCTGATCCCCGGTGGCGGCGGTACGCAGCGGCTGCTGCGCGTCCTCGGCGAGACCCGCGCGAAGGAGCTGGTCTTCCGGGGCAACCACATCGACGCCGAGCGAGCCGCCGACTGGGGGCTCGCTAACCGGGCCGTCGACCGCGACGAGTTCGACGAGACCGTCGAAGCGTTCGTCGACGACCTGCGAAACGGCCCGCCGCTCGGGCTCGAGGTGGCCAAGAAGGTGATGAACCGGGGCGAGGACGCCAGCCTCGAGGCGGCGCTGGCGATGGAGAGCCAGGGCTTCGGCCTCCTGATCGGCACCGACGACGTGCGGGAGGGGACCGCCGCGTTCGCGGAGGACCGCGAGCCGGAGTTCGAGGGCGAGTGAGATGGCCGTCTCGTTCGAGGACCTCGAGGTCGGCCACGGGGTCGTCACCCACTCGCGGACGATCACCGAGGCGGACGTCCGCAACTACGCGGGCGTCAGCGGCGATTTCAACCCGCTGCACCTGAGCGAGGAGTACACCGCCGACACGCCGTTCGGCGAGCCGATCGCTCACGGCGCGCTCCTGTTCGGGATCGCGTCGGGACTCCTCTGGCAGTACCGCCACGAACGCCCCGAGACGATCGCCTTCTACGGGGTCGATTCGCTCCGGTTCACCGAACCCGTCACGATGGGCACGACGGTTCACGCCGAATCCGAGTTGATCGAGAAGGAGCCCCGGGATCATCCGGTCGCGAACGGCGTCGCGCGCTACGAGACGCGGCTCGTCACCGACGAGGACGAGGTCGCGCTCTCCTGTGAGATGCTCACGCTTGTGAAGTAACGGGAGAGCGTCACGCAGGTTCACCGTCTTTTATCAGAATTCAAGGCGAATACCCCGGGGCTTGACCCCGGGGATGAAGCCGCCACTCGGTGATACAAACCATTATGTAGACACATCTATAATCAAGAGACAGCGATGGAACACAGTCACCGCTACCAAGCCTACCCGACACAAGAGGTAGCGGAAGGACTGGAATACCATCTGAACGTTCATCGCCAACTCTACAACCACATCCGATGGGACTACGAAAACAGTCCTGAGGACGACAAACCGTCTGAGTACGACCAGAACAACAAACTCCCCGAGTGGAAACGTAAGTGGCCTGTGTTTAGCGAACTGCACTCGAAAGCCGCACAAGCTACCGTCGCTCGTTTCCACCGCAATCTCTCGAACCTTCGCAAGAAGAAAGAGAAGGGATACAACGTCGGTCGTCTCAAGCGGCAAGCACCCACCGATTATCGAAGCGTGACGTACAACCAGTCCGGTTTCGACCTCGATGAAAAGAGGGGCCGCGACAGGTTTGCCTACGTGCGTTTCAGCAAAATCGGCTGGGTCAAAATCCGGTACCACCGCCCGATACCCGACCACGCCACCATCAAAGAAGTCACCTTCAAGAAGGAGACGACTGGCGAGTGGTTCGTTTCCTTCGGACTGGAAATCGACGAGGCTGACCTGCCAGAGAAACCCGGCGTGGACTCACTCGATGCGAGCAACAGCGTCGGGATCGACCTCGGTATCCTCAACTACATCCATACGTCGGACGGGACAACCGTGGACTGGCTCGACCTCGAAGACGACTACGAGCGTCTGCGCCGCGAACAACGCAAGCTGTCGCGGAAGGAATACGGGTCGAACAACTACGAGAAACAACGCCAGAAGATCGCCAAGATCAACCGCCACATCCAGCGGAAGGTGCTGGACTACCAGCACAAAATCACGACGTGGCTCGTCCGAGAATACGACGCCGTGTTCGTGGAAGACTTGGATGTGAAGGAGATGCTTGAGCAGCCACATACCGCTCGGAACAAGCAGGATGCGGCGTGGCGACAGTTCATCACACTCCTCGAATACAAGGCGGAGTTGTACGGCTGCCACGTCAAACAGGTCGAAGCACGAGGAACGACTAAAGAGTGCGCTCGGTGTGGTGTGGAGACAGCGAAACCCCTCTGGGTGCGTGAACACTCCTGTCCCTCGTGCGGATTCAAGACGGACAGGGACGCGAACGCGGTGATGAACGTGTTGCAGCGAGGTTTTTCTGAGTTAGGGCTGGGATGGCCCGAAGACACGCCCGTGGAGACTGTGACCGCTACGGACACGACTCAGTTTGAGTCCGTGTCTGCAAGTCACGTCGTAGAAACGGGAAGCCTCGGGGCTTGACCCCGAGGTGATTCACTTTGTCGAATTCTTCAGCGCTAACGATGGAGTCGCCAAGAATGCCTGTCTCGACTAGTCGGTATCGCCATCGACGTTCTTGTTGGGAGACTCACATCCTGGGATCGGGTCTCGGCAGCGCCCGATGCGTCCGCGGTGGAACGAGATAGCTTCCCCAGTGGCGTACCCGGAGGTACTGGAGGATGCCGTTGCTCTGGCGCGGACCGAGTC contains:
- a CDS encoding MaoC/PaaZ C-terminal domain-containing protein, coding for MAVSFEDLEVGHGVVTHSRTITEADVRNYAGVSGDFNPLHLSEEYTADTPFGEPIAHGALLFGIASGLLWQYRHERPETIAFYGVDSLRFTEPVTMGTTVHAESELIEKEPRDHPVANGVARYETRLVTDEDEVALSCEMLTLVK
- a CDS encoding RNA-guided endonuclease InsQ/TnpB family protein, whose product is MEHSHRYQAYPTQEVAEGLEYHLNVHRQLYNHIRWDYENSPEDDKPSEYDQNNKLPEWKRKWPVFSELHSKAAQATVARFHRNLSNLRKKKEKGYNVGRLKRQAPTDYRSVTYNQSGFDLDEKRGRDRFAYVRFSKIGWVKIRYHRPIPDHATIKEVTFKKETTGEWFVSFGLEIDEADLPEKPGVDSLDASNSVGIDLGILNYIHTSDGTTVDWLDLEDDYERLRREQRKLSRKEYGSNNYEKQRQKIAKINRHIQRKVLDYQHKITTWLVREYDAVFVEDLDVKEMLEQPHTARNKQDAAWRQFITLLEYKAELYGCHVKQVEARGTTKECARCGVETAKPLWVREHSCPSCGFKTDRDANAVMNVLQRGFSELGLGWPEDTPVETVTATDTTQFESVSASHVVETGSLGA